The Alicyclobacillus vulcanalis genome has a segment encoding these proteins:
- a CDS encoding G1 family glutamic endopeptidase gives MTAGTALCTAGALCAFSPVIQSPVNLQSSAVIYHAPRQSLSPSTSPKPRGATSTSPVSNLGWAASNWSGYAITGSTYNDITGNWIVPAVSPSNKNTYSSSWIGIDGFNNSDLIQTGTEQDYVNGHAQYDAWWEILPAPETVISSMTIAPGDHMYAHIHNNGNGTWTITLTDVTRNETFTTTQSYSGPASSAEWIQEAPEVNGHIAPLANYGETTFDSGTVNGGNPNLVPSDGGYMVQNNTVVSVPSNPDSDTDGFNVAYGSTQPNPPAS, from the coding sequence ATGACAGCGGGAACGGCTTTATGTACGGCCGGCGCATTGTGTGCTTTTTCTCCTGTCATCCAATCACCAGTCAACCTGCAAAGCTCAGCTGTGATTTATCACGCTCCCAGACAGTCACTTTCCCCTTCCACATCACCAAAGCCTAGGGGTGCGACATCTACCTCGCCTGTATCGAACTTAGGATGGGCTGCGTCTAACTGGTCTGGTTATGCAATTACCGGTTCAACCTACAACGATATTACAGGTAACTGGATTGTGCCGGCGGTCAGTCCGTCAAACAAAAATACGTATTCTTCAAGCTGGATTGGTATCGATGGATTCAACAACAGTGACCTTATTCAGACTGGCACAGAGCAGGACTATGTAAACGGCCACGCTCAGTACGACGCTTGGTGGGAAATACTCCCCGCTCCTGAAACCGTCATTTCGTCGATGACCATTGCTCCAGGCGACCACATGTACGCTCACATCCACAACAACGGCAATGGTACATGGACCATTACGCTCACGGACGTCACACGAAACGAAACCTTTACCACCACACAATCGTACTCAGGCCCTGCCTCTTCCGCGGAATGGATACAGGAGGCTCCCGAAGTCAATGGCCACATCGCGCCACTTGCGAACTATGGAGAAACAACTTTTGATTCTGGAACGGTAAACGGCGGAAATCCCAATCTTGTTCCATCCGACGGCGGCTACATGGTCCAAAACAATACTGTGGTGTCGGTTCCTTCTAATCCCGACTCTGACACCGACGGTTTCAATGTTGCGTACGGTTCCACCCAGCCTAATCCGCCTGCTTCCTGA
- a CDS encoding YolD-like family protein, translating to MNIKDGNIFESMRLVLPEHRALMAQIQRERMKRKRPVLTEERLEEMQYTLSEAIRDGRAVRVTVFTPERDVVLVGSVSVRGRELRVRTVNGVRAVDVRDVVGVEVVNNESR from the coding sequence ATGAACATCAAAGACGGGAACATTTTCGAGTCCATGCGGCTTGTGCTCCCTGAGCATCGAGCGCTCATGGCGCAAATCCAGCGTGAACGGATGAAACGGAAGCGACCAGTGCTTACCGAGGAGCGCTTGGAGGAGATGCAATACACGCTCAGCGAGGCGATTCGAGATGGGCGCGCCGTGCGGGTGACGGTGTTCACGCCGGAACGGGACGTGGTGCTGGTGGGCAGCGTGTCAGTGCGCGGCCGGGAGTTGCGAGTGCGAACGGTCAACGGCGTGCGTGCCGTGGATGTGCGGGATGTGGTCGGAGTGGAGGTGGTGAACAACGAGTCAAGGTAA
- a CDS encoding DNA polymerase IV, whose product MTELIYGLVDMQSFYASCEVASLAEYAARRKEFDDSTDPPLVVSGDPARRSGIILAATPTAKRYGVENAMRLGEAIRLYPRLIVVRPHMAFYLHVSVRIQMLMQQCFPFQEQFSVDEGFIAFPYPSNLFPDPVSAARNLQARIWDQFRIRARIGLAPNKWLAKMANKAAKKTPGGIVWWREEDIPNVLHPLPVEEMWGLKRRAEVLRRKFKCETIGDVARLPFGVLKAEFGVWGEVIHRWANGIDVSDINPHSYRAPHKGFSHRTTLPRDFYERNEVAVVILELLDEVCHRLRQAHQAGRRVGLGLTYEGLTGGFYRAKTLPRATNDPAELYPVLLALLDQHWDRSGVRAVSVSVDMLQFRETVQLSLFENVPARARLYEAVDEIRARYGETSIMRAVSLTRAGQLRERSLRIGGHYA is encoded by the coding sequence ATGACCGAGCTCATCTACGGTCTGGTGGATATGCAGAGCTTCTACGCCTCGTGTGAGGTGGCAAGCCTAGCGGAGTATGCGGCCAGGCGCAAGGAGTTCGATGACTCCACCGACCCACCGCTTGTGGTGTCCGGTGACCCGGCAAGACGGTCGGGCATTATCCTCGCCGCGACGCCAACGGCGAAGCGATACGGCGTGGAGAATGCGATGCGCTTGGGCGAAGCGATACGGCTGTATCCGCGTCTCATTGTCGTGCGGCCGCACATGGCCTTCTACTTGCACGTGTCGGTTCGGATCCAGATGCTCATGCAGCAATGCTTCCCGTTCCAGGAGCAGTTCTCGGTCGACGAGGGCTTCATCGCCTTCCCGTACCCATCAAACCTGTTCCCCGACCCGGTCTCGGCGGCACGTAACCTCCAAGCGCGCATCTGGGACCAGTTTCGCATCCGCGCGCGTATTGGGCTTGCGCCGAACAAGTGGCTCGCGAAGATGGCGAACAAAGCCGCCAAGAAGACGCCTGGTGGCATCGTCTGGTGGCGAGAAGAGGACATTCCAAACGTATTGCATCCCTTGCCCGTCGAGGAGATGTGGGGGCTGAAACGGCGGGCGGAAGTCTTACGGCGCAAGTTCAAGTGCGAAACGATTGGCGACGTCGCGCGCCTGCCCTTCGGGGTGCTCAAGGCCGAGTTTGGAGTGTGGGGCGAGGTCATCCACCGTTGGGCGAACGGGATCGACGTGAGCGACATCAACCCGCATAGTTACCGCGCACCACACAAGGGCTTCTCCCATCGTACGACGTTGCCGCGGGACTTCTATGAGCGCAACGAGGTCGCCGTCGTCATCCTGGAGTTGCTGGACGAGGTGTGCCATCGTCTCCGGCAGGCGCATCAAGCCGGCCGCCGTGTGGGCCTTGGCCTCACCTACGAGGGATTGACGGGCGGCTTCTATCGCGCGAAGACGTTGCCGCGCGCCACCAACGACCCGGCCGAACTGTACCCTGTGCTCCTGGCACTGCTGGACCAACACTGGGACAGATCCGGCGTGCGGGCCGTGTCGGTGAGCGTGGACATGCTGCAATTTCGAGAGACCGTCCAGTTGTCGCTGTTCGAGAACGTGCCCGCACGGGCACGGCTGTATGAGGCGGTGGACGAGATTCGCGCGCGCTATGGCGAGACATCCATCATGCGCGCGGTCAGCCTGACACGCGCGGGACAGCTGCGTGAACGGAGTCTGCGAATCGGGGGTCACTACGCATGA